One segment of Setaria viridis chromosome 4, Setaria_viridis_v4.0, whole genome shotgun sequence DNA contains the following:
- the LOC117851677 gene encoding putative 12-oxophytodienoate reductase 5 → MVHQEVMPLLTPFKMGRFELSHRVVLAPLTRCRSYGNVPQPHAAVYYSQRATRGGLLITEATGVSATAQGYPETPGIWTQEQVEAWKPIVDAVHRKGALFFCQMWHVGRVSTNDFQPDGQAPISSTDKQISPDAEPGMVYSKPRRLQVDEIPGIVDDFRRAARNAIEAGFDGVEIHGANGYLLEQFMKDGANDRDDEYGGSLENRCRFAVEVVDAVVREVGAQRVGIRLSPFLDYMDCVDSDPAALADYMVRQLNKHEGFLYCHMVEPRMAVVDGRRQIPHRLLPFRKAFNGMFIAAGGYDREEGNKVVTDGYTDLVAYGRLFLANPDLPKRFELGAPLNEYDRSTFYTQDPIVGYTDYPFLDEDSSDLTANDA, encoded by the exons ATGGTTCATCAAGAGGTGATGCCGCTCCTGACGCCATTCAAGATGGGGCGGTTCGAGCTCTCCCACCGGGTGGTGCTCGCGCCGCTGACCCGGTGCCGCTCCTACGGTAACGTGCCGCAGCCGCACGCCGCGGTGTACTACTCCCAGCGCGCCACCAGGGGTGGCCTCCTCATCACGGAGGCTACAGGTGTGTCTGCCACTGCGCAGGGGTACCCGGAGACCCCCGGCATCTGGACGCAAGAGCAGGTCGAGGCGTGGAAGCCCATCGTCGACGCCGTCCACCGCAAGGGCGCCCTCTTCTTCTGCCAAATGTGGCATGTCGGCAGGGTCTCCACAAACG ATTTTCAACCTGATGGACAGGCGCCCATTTCAAGCACGGACAAGCAGATTTCCCCAGACGCCGAGCCCGGCATGGTGTACTCCAAGCCGCGGCGGCTGCAGGTGGACGAGATCCCGGGGATCGTCGACGACTTCCGGCGCGCTGCGCGGAATGCCATTGAGGCAGGGTTTGATGGCGTGGAGATACACGGTGCGAATGGGTACCTCCTTGAGCAATTCATGAAGGACGGAGCCAATGACCGAGATGATGAGTACGGTGGAAGCCTCGAGAATAGGTGCCGCTTCGCAGTGGAGGTGGTCGACGCTGTGGTCCGTGAGGTGGGAGCGCAGCGTGTGGGCATCAGGCTGTCACCGTTCCTCGACTACATGGACTGTGTGGACTCTGACCCAGCGGCGCTCGCCGACTACATGGTTCGGCAGCTTAACAAGCACGAGGGGTTCCTCTACTGTCACATGGTGGAGCCTAGAATGGCCGTTGTTGATGGTCGTAGGCAGATCCCGCACAGGCTTTTGCCATTCCGGAAGGCATTCAATGGTATGTTCATTGCCGCTGGCGGATATGATCGTGAGGAAGGCAACAAAGTAGTCACAGATGGCTACACCGACCTCGTTGCTTATGGAAGGCTCTTCTTGGCCAATCCGGACCTACCTAAAAGGTTTGAGCTTGGCGCGCCGCTGAATGAGTATGACCGTTCCACATTCTACACGCAGGATCCAATTGTTGGCTATACGGATTATCCGTTCCTTGACGAAGACAGCAGTGACCTAACTGCAAATGATGCTTAA